In Streptomyces ambofaciens ATCC 23877, a single genomic region encodes these proteins:
- a CDS encoding S8 family serine peptidase, with amino-acid sequence MSRGPVRRGATLLSAGLVIALLPAGTSAAQQPPSGTARTPAAAADTVTLVTGDRVTVTDLGGGRKTVTVERPEGATGAVHTRSSGGRTTVVPDEALPYLRDGSLDERLFDVGELIEQGLGDSATGELPLIVTYEKGTRAATPRGTVRTRALPSVRGAAVEAVKGRDFWREFTRRGAGIDGVWLDGRVTAAMAESNAQIGTPEAWQAGLTGKGVTVAVLDSGVDAGHPDLAGRIGQSRSFIAGEEVADRHGHGTHVASTVGGSGAASDGKERGVAPGATLAVGKVLDDSGSGSESEIIAGMEWAARDVGAEIVSMSLGSTEPSDGTDPMAEAVNTLSHETGALFVIAAGNTGAPSSVGSPGAADAALTVGAVDSADEAAYFTSAGPRHGDNALKPDLSAPGVDILAARSTLSEGSGDYTSMSGTSMATPHVAGVAALLAEEHPDWSGARLKDALMSTSKRLDASAYQLGAGRVSVPDAIGAAVTATGSADLGFFAWPYEGNEPVTRTVTYTNDSDSAVELELSVQGAPAGVATLADTTLTVPAHGTAATTVTGDGSKAPVGTTSGRIVAAGADGTPVAHTTFGMVKEEERYTLTVHVKDRAGAATPADLVVQKLAGGVDPVPAHVGDSGTLELRLTPGTYSLTSFLDVRGSGGADSLGLGFLAAPEVVVDQDREITLDGRKLREIGADVDRRTETRQLLMEYDRSANGSDLFGAVQVPLTYDSVFAAPTGRKVTEGDFEYRTVWRLGKPLLEVKGVGEATVQSGGTLIEGRSRLPLTDVGDGPFPAGVRGEAVLARLTEGTEPAELAREAQEAGVKALFVTDDAPGRLMRWWGTDDNADRPVQIATVGAADAERLRDAGRVDMTGTRNTPYTYDLSEGHRGAVPDRDLTYEPGGRDLAVLRTRYHAAEPASGGEFRYSITDTFPVGLGFRERIDYPVERTEYVSTGPGQLWHESVTAAGDALEERSGTVRYEGGSRTELNWFKPVWHPYLGTGLGWGQQRAGDRLQFNAPGWGDSGPDHTGFGDVWSEGSGMSQTTSVYLDGELVDQGPSSAAYVYDAPADERTYRLVTDTALDAGRWRLGTEGHAEWTFRSAATPDDRWTRLPLINLSFDVDTDLAGEVRGGKQVRVALGAEYVAGAPDTGRLGGGKLEASFDGGASWQRVSLRDGAGPASWQGTLSVPRDAEHVSLRAFARDDRGGSVTQEIVRAVAVR; translated from the coding sequence TCGGCGGCGCAGCAGCCGCCCTCGGGTACGGCACGCACCCCGGCCGCCGCCGCCGACACCGTCACCCTCGTCACCGGCGACCGGGTCACCGTCACCGACCTGGGGGGCGGCAGGAAGACCGTCACGGTGGAGCGTCCCGAGGGCGCCACCGGGGCCGTGCACACCCGCAGTTCCGGCGGCCGGACCACCGTCGTACCCGACGAGGCCCTGCCGTACCTGCGCGACGGCAGCCTCGACGAACGGCTCTTCGACGTCGGTGAGCTGATCGAGCAGGGGCTCGGCGACTCCGCGACCGGCGAGCTGCCGCTGATCGTGACCTACGAGAAGGGCACCCGGGCCGCCACCCCGCGAGGCACCGTGCGGACACGGGCGCTGCCCAGCGTGCGCGGGGCGGCCGTCGAGGCCGTCAAGGGGCGCGACTTCTGGCGGGAATTCACCCGCCGGGGCGCCGGCATCGACGGAGTGTGGCTCGACGGACGGGTCACCGCCGCGATGGCCGAGTCCAACGCGCAGATCGGCACCCCCGAGGCCTGGCAGGCCGGGCTGACCGGCAAGGGCGTCACCGTGGCCGTGCTGGACAGCGGCGTGGACGCGGGCCACCCCGACCTCGCCGGACGGATCGGGCAGAGCCGGAGCTTCATAGCCGGCGAGGAGGTCGCCGACCGGCACGGCCACGGCACGCACGTCGCCTCCACCGTCGGCGGCAGCGGCGCGGCCTCCGACGGCAAGGAGCGGGGCGTCGCGCCCGGCGCCACGCTCGCGGTCGGCAAGGTCCTCGACGACTCCGGCTCGGGCAGCGAGTCCGAGATCATCGCCGGCATGGAGTGGGCCGCCCGGGACGTGGGCGCCGAGATCGTCTCCATGAGCCTCGGTTCGACCGAGCCCAGCGACGGCACCGACCCGATGGCCGAGGCCGTGAACACCCTGTCCCACGAGACCGGCGCGCTGTTCGTCATCGCCGCCGGGAACACCGGCGCCCCGTCCTCCGTCGGTTCGCCCGGCGCCGCGGACGCTGCCCTGACCGTGGGCGCCGTCGACTCCGCCGACGAAGCGGCCTACTTCACCAGCGCCGGACCGCGCCACGGCGACAACGCCCTCAAGCCCGACCTGTCCGCCCCCGGCGTCGACATCCTCGCCGCCCGCTCCACGCTCAGCGAGGGCAGCGGCGACTACACCTCCATGAGCGGGACGTCGATGGCGACGCCGCACGTCGCCGGGGTCGCCGCCCTGCTCGCCGAGGAGCACCCCGACTGGTCCGGCGCGCGGCTCAAGGACGCGCTGATGTCCACGTCGAAGCGGCTCGACGCCTCCGCCTACCAGCTGGGCGCGGGCCGGGTCAGCGTGCCGGACGCGATCGGCGCCGCCGTCACCGCCACCGGGAGCGCGGACCTCGGCTTCTTCGCCTGGCCGTACGAGGGCAACGAGCCGGTCACCCGGACCGTCACCTACACCAACGACTCCGACAGCGCGGTCGAGTTGGAGCTGTCCGTGCAGGGTGCGCCCGCGGGCGTCGCCACCCTCGCCGACACCACCCTCACCGTGCCCGCGCACGGCACCGCCGCCACGACCGTCACCGGGGACGGCTCCAAGGCCCCGGTCGGGACGACGAGCGGCCGGATCGTGGCGGCCGGCGCGGACGGCACGCCCGTGGCGCACACCACGTTCGGCATGGTCAAGGAGGAGGAGCGGTACACGCTCACCGTGCACGTCAAGGACCGCGCCGGTGCCGCCACGCCGGCCGACCTGGTGGTCCAGAAGCTCGCCGGGGGCGTCGACCCCGTCCCCGCGCACGTCGGTGACTCGGGCACCCTGGAGCTGCGGCTGACGCCGGGGACGTACAGCCTCACGTCCTTCCTCGACGTGCGCGGCAGCGGCGGCGCCGACTCGCTCGGGCTCGGTTTCCTCGCGGCGCCCGAGGTCGTCGTCGACCAGGACCGCGAGATCACTCTCGACGGCAGAAAGCTGCGCGAGATCGGCGCCGACGTCGACCGGCGCACCGAGACGCGGCAACTGCTCATGGAGTACGACCGCAGTGCGAACGGCTCCGACCTGTTCGGCGCGGTCCAGGTGCCCCTGACGTACGACAGCGTCTTCGCGGCGCCCACCGGCAGGAAGGTGACCGAGGGCGACTTCGAGTACCGGACCGTGTGGCGGCTGGGCAAGCCGCTGCTGGAGGTCAAGGGCGTGGGTGAGGCCACCGTCCAGTCGGGCGGCACCCTGATCGAGGGCCGCAGTCGGCTGCCGCTGACCGACGTCGGGGACGGTCCGTTCCCGGCGGGTGTCCGGGGCGAGGCGGTCCTCGCCCGGCTCACCGAGGGCACCGAACCGGCGGAGCTCGCCCGGGAAGCCCAGGAGGCCGGGGTGAAGGCGCTGTTCGTCACCGACGACGCGCCGGGGCGGCTGATGCGGTGGTGGGGCACGGACGACAACGCCGACCGGCCGGTGCAGATCGCCACGGTCGGCGCCGCCGACGCGGAGCGGCTGCGGGACGCCGGGCGGGTCGACATGACCGGCACGCGCAACACGCCGTACACCTACGACCTTTCCGAGGGGCACCGCGGTGCCGTGCCCGACCGCGACCTCACCTACGAGCCCGGGGGCCGCGACCTCGCCGTGCTGCGGACCAGGTACCACGCGGCCGAGCCGGCGAGCGGCGGTGAGTTCCGCTACTCGATCACCGACACCTTCCCCGTCGGGCTGGGCTTCCGGGAGCGGATCGACTACCCCGTCGAGCGCACCGAGTACGTGTCGACCGGGCCCGGCCAGCTGTGGCACGAGTCCGTGACGGCCGCCGGCGACGCGCTGGAGGAGCGGTCCGGCACCGTCCGGTACGAGGGCGGTTCGCGTACGGAGCTGAACTGGTTCAAGCCGGTGTGGCACCCCTATCTCGGCACCGGGCTGGGCTGGGGCCAGCAGCGCGCGGGCGACCGGCTCCAGTTCAACGCGCCCGGATGGGGCGACTCCGGCCCCGACCACACCGGCTTCGGCGACGTGTGGAGCGAGGGCAGCGGGATGTCGCAGACCACCTCGGTCTACCTGGACGGCGAGCTGGTCGACCAGGGGCCGTCCTCCGCCGCCTACGTGTACGACGCGCCGGCCGACGAGCGCACGTACCGGCTCGTCACCGACACCGCGCTCGACGCCGGCCGCTGGCGGCTCGGCACCGAGGGGCACGCCGAGTGGACGTTCCGCTCGGCCGCCACACCGGACGACCGCTGGACCCGCCTCCCGCTGATCAACCTCTCCTTCGACGTGGACACCGACCTCGCGGGCGAGGTGCGCGGCGGGAAGCAGGTGCGGGTCGCGCTCGGCGCGGAGTACGTGGCGGGCGCCCCGGACACCGGGAGGCTCGGCGGCGGGAAGCTGGAGGCGTCCTTCGACGGCGGTGCGTCGTGGCAGCGCGTGTCGCTGCGCGACGGTGCGGGGCCGGCGTCCTGGCAGGGGACGCTGAGCGTGCCCCGCGACGCCGAGCACGTGTCGCTGCGGGCCTTCGCGCGCGACGACCGGGGCGGCTCGGTCACGCAGGAGATCGTGCGGGCGGTGGCCGTGCGCTGA